In Periplaneta americana isolate PAMFEO1 chromosome 3, P.americana_PAMFEO1_priV1, whole genome shotgun sequence, the following are encoded in one genomic region:
- the LOC138697112 gene encoding uncharacterized protein yields MDSTIMGNDVALAIDNPLILKEERYKVPFEVTYAYFPDVRDEWLNEPYAITRKYNIINSEKVYTEVVRKIYGANQLHTDWSLVLPCGNTEMSFINAPSTHEDTYHHNICLGNGEHRIECTDPKESSLHVWREVCDPSCLTYKEKPEIVAKAPKMRFYRKRCDEACPNYKAKSESVEKRGKRRKNRLWRETCIETCPNYKAKTTKRGEKRKHSALKEEVMDIEAIVQQLSV; encoded by the exons ATGGATAGCACAATTATGGGAAACGATGTGGCGCTAGCCATTGATAATCCACtaatattgaaagaagaaagatataaagTACCATTTGAGGTAACGTACGCATATTTTCCAGATGTGAGAGATGAGTGGTTAAATGAACCATATGCAATAACacgcaaatacaatataataaattctgaGAAAGTATACACTGAGGtggtaagaaaaatttatggtgCTAATCAGTTACATACGGATTGGTCATTGGTGTTGCCTTGTGGTAATACGGAAATGAGTTTTATAAATGCACCTTCAACACATGAGGACACATATCACCACAATATCTGTTTGGGTAACGGTGAACATCGCATTGAATGCACAGATCCCAAAGAGTCCAGCTTACATGTGTGGCGGGAAGTGTGTGATCCCAGCTGTCTTACTTACAAAGAG aaaccagagATTGTTGCCAAAGCACCTAAAATGAGATTTTATCGGAAGAGATGTGATGAAGCTTGCCCCAACTACAAAGCA AAGTCGGAAAGTGttgagaaaagaggaaaaaggaGGAAAAACAGATTGTGGCGGGAGACATGCATTGAAACATGCCCCAACTATAAAGCG aagacaactaaaagaggagaaaagaggaaacataGCGCATTGAAGGAGGAGGTGATGGATATTGAAGCCATTGTTCAACAATTGAGtgtatag